A genome region from Caldalkalibacillus uzonensis includes the following:
- a CDS encoding carbon-nitrogen hydrolase family protein: MSQLTIGVVQMDCTLKDKESNLSKAERYFDQVGAEVDLVCYPELFTTGYHLELISKDFYELAETIPGPTTERLAQKALEWETAVVANIVERDELQEGVLYDTTFVLNGKGEYIGKYRKVHLYPTEHQFFRSGSTFPVFDVLGIRLGTATCYDHAFGEIFRILALQGAQLIVIPSAVPKNYEYLLHLRTRARAQDNQLFTVAVNRVGTEQNITYCGHSMVVNPRGEVLAQAGDGEEVLVTAIDLSQILTERQQEPVLRSRRPELYKKWGL, from the coding sequence ATGTCCCAATTAACAATTGGTGTTGTACAGATGGATTGTACATTAAAAGACAAAGAGAGTAACCTGAGCAAAGCAGAGCGTTATTTCGACCAAGTAGGTGCCGAAGTGGATCTCGTGTGTTACCCTGAATTATTTACAACCGGTTATCATTTAGAATTAATCAGTAAGGATTTTTACGAATTGGCAGAGACAATCCCAGGACCGACGACAGAACGGTTGGCGCAAAAAGCCTTGGAATGGGAGACAGCAGTGGTGGCCAATATTGTTGAGCGGGATGAATTGCAAGAAGGCGTTCTTTATGACACCACCTTTGTTCTTAATGGAAAAGGCGAATATATCGGTAAGTATCGCAAAGTTCATCTCTATCCTACGGAGCATCAATTTTTCAGAAGCGGGTCCACTTTTCCGGTTTTTGATGTTCTGGGTATCAGGTTAGGCACCGCAACTTGCTACGATCACGCTTTCGGGGAGATATTCAGGATTTTGGCTTTGCAAGGTGCACAGTTGATTGTCATTCCCTCTGCAGTACCTAAAAATTATGAATATCTTCTTCATTTGCGGACCCGTGCCCGGGCGCAGGACAATCAATTGTTTACCGTCGCCGTTAACAGAGTGGGAACGGAGCAAAATATAACTTATTGTGGGCACAGTATGGTGGTTAATCCGCGGGGAGAAGTGCTTGCTCAAGCAGGTGATGGGGAGGAAGTCCTCGTTACAGCAATTGACCTTTCTCAAATTCTTACAGAAAGACAGCAAGAGCCTGTCTTACGCAGCCGCAGACCGGAGTTGTATAAGAAATGGGGATTGTAA
- a CDS encoding carbohydrate ABC transporter permease, giving the protein MSKHHKERWINSGIYLAYVFVLLFFLFPIFWVLSLSLKSVQELFATPLIWFSTDPQFANYLHVFQNTNIVNYLYNSAKIVLLTVLFTLLVAIPAAYAFSRFNFKYKKISLFAVIMFQMISPVVIAIPLYRFFVQVDLINTHASLILVYVAIQLPFSTWFLKGFFDTIPQAIDEAAIVDGCTRLQTLLKVILPVSVPGIVSTSILVGVQSWSQFVIPFILLDNNELYPVSVGLVNLQSTIDAITTHYLAAASMLAILPVMLVFILLQRFIVGALTSGAVKG; this is encoded by the coding sequence ATGAGTAAACATCATAAGGAACGTTGGATTAACAGCGGCATCTACTTGGCTTACGTATTTGTCTTGCTATTCTTTTTGTTTCCGATTTTTTGGGTGTTGTCACTATCTCTGAAATCCGTACAGGAGCTGTTTGCTACACCATTAATTTGGTTTTCAACTGACCCGCAGTTTGCTAACTATTTGCATGTATTTCAAAATACTAACATTGTCAATTACCTGTATAATTCGGCCAAAATTGTGCTGTTAACGGTATTATTTACTTTGCTCGTGGCCATTCCTGCTGCATATGCATTTTCTAGATTTAACTTTAAATATAAAAAAATCTCCTTGTTTGCTGTGATCATGTTTCAAATGATTTCTCCTGTGGTGATTGCCATTCCATTGTATCGTTTCTTTGTCCAGGTTGATTTGATCAACACCCATGCCAGTTTAATTTTGGTTTATGTGGCTATTCAGTTACCATTTAGCACATGGTTTCTGAAAGGATTTTTCGATACTATTCCCCAAGCCATAGACGAAGCAGCCATTGTAGACGGCTGCACCCGATTGCAAACGTTGCTTAAGGTGATCCTCCCTGTGAGTGTTCCGGGAATTGTGTCAACCTCTATTTTGGTTGGTGTTCAAAGCTGGTCCCAATTTGTGATTCCGTTTATCCTGCTGGACAACAACGAGTTATACCCTGTCTCCGTCGGATTGGTCAACCTGCAATCTACAATAGATGCCATAACAACCCATTACCTTGCTGCGGCCAGTATGCTGGCCATCTTACCGGTTATGTTAGTGTTTATTCTCCTGCAGCGTTTTATTGTTGGTGCGCTAACCAGTGGAGCGGTTAAGGGATAA
- a CDS encoding carbohydrate ABC transporter permease, protein MTNLKLDYQQTSSAKVSIFKVLGNSPVPWLFPLAMILVFVFLYPIVDMIRLSFTNANLISAEYDYTLSSYLTLFTSSGFSRMILITLFFVFFSVLFQMLLGCLIALLIDQGVKRGLTGTVMVRTSVLSAWAIPGVIIGIIWSMLYNESQIGVINYMLHSFFGWSLPFLSDPNVALISVTLANIWRGTAFSMIMIYAGLQTLPRDIIEAAMIDGANAIKRLVYVVIPTLAPLLLINLIIITVDTFNTFDMVMALTGGGPGQSTEVIALSIYNRIFREFELGQGAATAVVLLAINTLMTIIYFHYMEKKQVVA, encoded by the coding sequence ATGACAAACCTGAAACTTGATTATCAACAGACTTCGTCAGCAAAAGTGTCTATCTTCAAGGTGCTGGGGAATTCCCCGGTACCTTGGTTATTTCCTTTGGCAATGATACTAGTTTTTGTTTTTCTGTATCCCATTGTGGATATGATTCGCCTCAGCTTTACCAATGCCAACTTAATTAGTGCTGAATATGACTATACCTTAAGTTCATATCTCACCTTGTTTACCTCAAGTGGATTCTCCCGTATGATCTTGATTACTCTGTTTTTTGTTTTCTTTAGTGTTCTCTTTCAAATGTTGCTGGGTTGTCTCATCGCTTTGCTTATCGATCAGGGAGTTAAACGTGGTTTAACTGGCACAGTCATGGTCCGTACGTCTGTCTTGTCCGCTTGGGCCATTCCAGGGGTGATTATAGGAATCATTTGGAGTATGTTGTATAACGAATCCCAAATTGGTGTCATCAATTATATGCTTCACTCTTTTTTTGGATGGAGTTTGCCTTTCTTATCCGACCCCAATGTTGCTTTAATCTCGGTTACTTTGGCTAACATTTGGAGGGGTACCGCATTCAGTATGATCATGATTTACGCTGGCTTGCAAACGTTGCCCAGGGATATAATTGAAGCGGCCATGATTGATGGAGCCAATGCTATTAAGCGCTTAGTTTATGTGGTGATTCCCACTTTAGCCCCTCTCTTACTGATTAACCTGATCATTATCACAGTAGATACGTTCAATACCTTCGATATGGTGATGGCTTTGACTGGAGGAGGTCCGGGGCAAAGCACAGAGGTGATTGCTCTGAGCATCTACAACCGTATTTTCCGTGAATTTGAATTGGGGCAAGGAGCAGCAACGGCGGTGGTTCTTCTGGCGATCAACACCTTGATGACAATAATCTACTTCCACTACATGGAGAAGAAGCAGGTGGTGGCTTAA